One Streptococcus sp. zg-86 DNA window includes the following coding sequences:
- the tig gene encoding trigger factor, whose translation MSVSFESKETNRGVLTFTIAQDAIKPELDRVFNKVKKDINVPGFRKGHLPRAVFNQKFGEESLYQDVVNALLPAAYEAAVAEAGLEVVAQPKIEVVSMEKGQDWTITAEVVTKPEVKLGDYKNLAVSVEATKEVTDEEVDAKVERERNTLAELVIKEEPAAEGDTVVIDFVGSIDGVEFDGGKGENFSLALGSGQFIPGFEDQLVGHSAGEEVNVEVTFPEDYQAADLAGKPALFVTKIHEVKAKEVPALDDELAKDLDEEVETLDELKAKYRKELEAAKEIAFDDAVESAALDLAVANAEIVDLPEEMVHEEVHRAINEFLGGMQQQGISPDMYFQITGTTRDDLHKQYEADAEKRTKTNLVVEAVAKAEGFEATAEEIEAEITDLAATYNMEVEQVRRLLSEDMLKHDIAVKKAVEVITSTATVK comes from the coding sequence ATGTCTGTATCATTTGAATCAAAAGAAACAAACCGCGGTGTCTTGACATTTACAATCGCTCAAGATGCTATCAAACCAGAATTGGATCGTGTATTTAACAAGGTTAAAAAAGACATTAACGTACCTGGTTTCCGTAAAGGTCATTTACCACGTGCAGTCTTCAACCAAAAATTTGGTGAAGAATCATTGTACCAAGATGTTGTCAATGCTCTTTTACCAGCAGCCTATGAAGCAGCGGTAGCAGAAGCAGGTCTTGAAGTGGTTGCGCAACCAAAAATCGAAGTTGTGTCAATGGAAAAAGGTCAAGACTGGACGATTACTGCTGAAGTCGTTACAAAACCAGAAGTGAAATTAGGTGACTACAAAAACTTAGCAGTATCTGTTGAAGCAACAAAAGAAGTAACAGATGAAGAAGTAGATGCAAAAGTTGAGCGTGAACGCAATACGTTAGCAGAATTGGTCATCAAGGAGGAACCAGCTGCTGAAGGCGATACAGTTGTGATTGACTTCGTTGGTTCAATCGACGGCGTTGAATTTGATGGTGGAAAAGGTGAGAACTTCTCATTAGCTCTTGGTAGCGGTCAATTTATCCCAGGATTTGAAGACCAATTGGTAGGTCACAGTGCAGGTGAAGAAGTAAATGTAGAAGTAACCTTCCCTGAAGATTACCAAGCAGCAGACTTGGCAGGAAAACCAGCTCTCTTTGTGACAAAAATTCATGAAGTTAAAGCAAAAGAAGTGCCAGCACTTGATGATGAATTAGCAAAAGATCTTGACGAAGAAGTGGAAACACTTGACGAGTTGAAAGCGAAATACCGCAAAGAATTAGAAGCAGCAAAAGAAATTGCTTTTGACGATGCAGTTGAATCAGCAGCACTTGATTTGGCAGTTGCAAATGCAGAAATCGTTGACCTTCCAGAAGAAATGGTTCATGAGGAAGTACACCGTGCTATCAACGAATTCCTTGGCGGTATGCAACAGCAAGGTATTTCACCAGATATGTATTTCCAAATCACAGGAACGACACGTGATGACCTTCATAAACAATACGAAGCAGATGCTGAAAAACGTACAAAAACAAACCTTGTTGTTGAAGCGGTAGCAAAAGCAGAAGGCTTTGAAGCAACAGCAGAAGAAATTGAAGCAGAAATCACTGACTTGGCTGCAACATACAACATGGAAGTAGAACAAGTTCGTCGCCTTCTTTCAGAAGATATGTTGAAACATGACATTGCAGTGAAAAAAGCTGTTGAAGTGATTACAAGCACAGCAACTGTAAAATAA